The stretch of DNA TACAAGATAGTTATTGCGATATTTTCCATGCACAAATCAACGACACGATTTTCACagtgtttttgaaataaataaattagttacaaTTTATAATGATTTCTTTGCATTGGAAGGTGATGTGACTTGCAATAAAAGAGAAGATAATTATGTAACCAAATTGCAAGTAGATTGAAAGCTATCCATAAACTAGGTAACGCCTGCAAAAATACTCCTTACTATAAACCTTTATCGCAAATACAACAGAACTATATAGGTAAAGGTGCAGACATACTATCGAATGTAATAGAGCGATAATATGGTCGCACCTTTTCCTAACGGACATTTTTGAACGTAGAATTCCTTTTTCTCTTCCTACAAAATATATTGGACTTTATTAATTGTTCCTGTTTAGGCTCTAACTATTGTCACTTATATTGTGTACTATTTTAAACGTAATTGTTACTAACGCCACTCCATTCCCGAGTTGTTATATCTAACATTCTGATATGTATAGATAGTTTAGGGATAACTTACTTTAACTGTGCTGTTAGCCAAATGCAATCAATTCAACATTTacattgtacaaaattaaaaatggaatttAAAAATGCAAACTAGacatgctattttattttaaattcacgTTTCTGGTGAATAGCATCTAAAATCCCGTAATTACTTCAATTCAAAAGATACGCAGAAACTACTActtttaattgtaaataatatctCCTAagagttaataataaattaatttggaaTTTCAATTTCATACAGAATACTGTAAACGCTatgccaatattaaaataattaaaaaaatataaatatctcaCTGAAAATACACTGGATTCAACTTTTATAGATCTATCGAATACGCGGTTTCAGTAATGTTTCATAAGAAATAATACTTGTTACATGTTTTAGatcaatttcattaatttctGGACTTCTGTTTTGTAGCCACAAATAGCTTGTATTCTGTCATGAATTCTTTACCAACATTTGTGGTCTTATGCCAACACTGGCACAAACCTTGGCGACCAAGTTTTGGCCACAGAATCGGAACCACTCAGTCATAAAGAGCTAGCTACAAAACTACAACAAAACAGTAATTTTCAATATCCTCAGCAATCATAGAATTTTCTAGACGTTTCTCATGTTACCTATAGCTTCTTTAATGCGTGATGAGGGCCGTCGAAGCGATCAACGAGCCACTATTCAATGattatcatttaataaaaaataacatttaatggtATACTTCCTTAGACTAAACATTCGTCGAACCATCACATAAATTTTGATAATTAGATTACACTCATTCATTAACTAGGCATTCGTTATATTCTAATAATTTTTGGAGTAAATAAATCCATAGTATGTACATGCTCTTGAGATTGTTCAACCTAGCAAGTTTTGTATGAACTAGCTATATTTTGGTCGGTTTCTAATTGAGTTATTATAATTGGTTTAGTCTCGTCCTTGGGCAAGCACTTATTAGCAATGTACAATCAAGTATAATAAGATATGTACTCATACAAATGCAATTTTCACAGAACTATTGCTGTAACctaaataaacacacacatgTTCCTTtgaattaatatcaatattaaattagCACCACTTAACAATATAAGTGCATAATTTCAAATGGAAGGGTGACCACAGACAACAGATTTGTTTACCATAGACACTGAACTTTTTCATATGAAACCTCATTTGTAAAATGATCAAGAGTTTGACatgaactttattttctttgtttcaattttaattttatgttatccAAAGGTCTGCCCTCTGTTGCATGGTCTCCCTTTATCATCCTAATATCAAACCATAAAGCTTCACcttcataaaatgaaaataacaggTGTAGCAGACAACCTGCTAGGTCGTTCAACAAATCTCTCCATATTTGAGCATCGAGAACATTGTCCGTGGCACAGTGAGGTGCGTATACCACTAGCAACATTTCTTTTTGGTTTTGATATTATTCTTTAAATGTACCGTGTCTTTTGTAACATTTTGCCTCTCCTTCATGTCGAGCTTCGATTTTAGTACCtgaaacatataaaaaacagttgttatttatttgctttaagatttgaaatattgcgtgatgTCACATCCAGGTGCGTTTTATACAAAGAAATTAtctatttgctcccactcctggACAtcgattaattttatctaagtattatcttatatgacaaaacaaaaaaaaaagtatgtgtctaatatttttttattacctaactggtGGACTATTAGATTTTTCCTTACGCtgttatcatccctattgctaTCTAAGCAGACTTTTTAAGTACCTACGACCTATGGTATTTAACCTAGACCTAGGCCATTAGTCACACACACTTTAGGTGCACCGGTATGCACTAGACAAACATTATtaggatttttatttctaaagggtgtaacatttaatataatgCAGCTCTATTGACTTCTTTCGAGGACCTACTTATATTATGGAACAAGTGGCAagcctggggccttagtctgctattacaattgtgtcagaatggtcgatcattgagcagtgcgagagggatggagctacgtaggttgtatagctccatccctcttgcactgatcaatgatcgaccattgtgagacaattgtaatagcagactaaggcccctggtcatTGCTGGAGGCTTTGTGTCTAATAACTACTTTATTACAGGATATTTATGATATCATTTCTTTGTAAACCATTAACAAGTAACATTAGGAAACTTGTAACTAAAATTGAGGTTCATTGAGGTAAAATGATACTATTATTTGACCACAGCTTTCTGGTTTAACTTAACCATTTACctaatatacaaaatacattcACACATAATGCAAACCTTAGTCACATGGAgtgatttttgtaaataggctcgCTACCAATCATCACTTCAAATAGCATCCTAAGTAGTcaggtgtttcttcaaaaaactttaatttttatttaacaattatttaacaatttttatttttctcctGTAGTTATTTAgcactttttttgtttttttttttttaatataccagTCATAGGATTGTTCAGTATGCAAGTTGTAGTCTGTGTGTTATAGAGTTATTTTCTGTAACTATAATAATGTGgcaacaaatattaaataagtatacaatATTTACCATTTTAGTGATAGTGAGAAACATTTCCTCTACATTAATGTTCTCCTTTGCGCTTGTCTCGAATAGCGGTATGTTCATCTGATTGGCGAACCTCTGGGCATCCTCAGTCACTACTACTTTTCTTGACGGACAATCATTCTTGTTACCAACtggaaataaaggaaaaaagtAGTTTATAATACAGgctacataaaaaaatgttatacatatttatctttCCACAAATCACATTTAGTTTTTGTTCATATTATCGCAAGGAATTTACGTATTAAGAAGAgttctgagggcttagtacgtgtttgttttcatttaatgaGATTGAAACTCACTGAAAGAAAATCACCATTCTTATTGGTAGGTTCATTTAAGCTAGTCAATCAGTACCAAACATGCTTTGATTTCAATTTTGTTAAATGCAAAGCACACTAAGGGTACATATCTTCTATACCACAAAAGCAGCCTATTATCATGAAAAATATGTTAAGGCAGGTCCTTATATAGTATCTAATTAGATTTATGTTAGCTTAGTCACATATTCAACaagtttccataaaaaaacacttcaaaTTAACCATCAATTAGGtagacaaaaactaaaaaactaaaacataggCCCTAGgtacatttgaaataaatcattcaattttaacaaaataaagatatttataaaacagtaatacctattaaaagataaaaaccTAACAATAATGACAGTGTTGATACAGCATATTTTAGATAACAGTCACTCATACATACAGGAAGTAATTTACTTCCTTTTTTCATGGAATTTCAACAATTTTCAGTGTGTATAGGCATTTGTAACAAAGATCATAATAGATTAGTCATTCATGGTGAGACAGTCGAAACTCAAAATAGATCTACTGAAGTTTTATAACCTCCTTTGTTCTCAGTTGTCTATGAATTGAGAACTGATATCAAACCTCTTTTCTAGGTTAtttgtttatcaaaattattgtttatgtttgttttttgagtATTATTAATGCGGGTTCTATGCCATTTAGGGCATAGTAGAGTGCATAAAGCAAAATTTTATGAGATCATCACAAAGAATCCTAATTAGATTTAACACAGAATGATATTGGACACAAaacaatagataaaaaaaatactaactaatactaaagttgaaattggaaaatctatttgtttttttttaaatgtataccTTGTTACAGCCTTTAGAAAGCAGTTCAATtacataatgattacttaaaataaactaaaccaCTCAGAGTAATTAGAGTGTGACAGAAGATTCTTTTTATTGTCGTTATTTTGCAAACACAATGGTACAAATGAATGGTTGAGTTGAGAAATCGCAATAACATGGTTGTTTCAACCATTTATTAccaattattacttaaattaacgTCATTAGAACTGTAATCACTTCTGTATATACCTTTTATGATGCATTATAGGGTACTGAAGTTGGTTATTAGGATTCTTGGTGTATGAAGGGATTTAAAGGTAAAATTAGACTCACCTAAGACTTTATTAACAACATCACAATTCTGTTCGATCTCGTGCAGCCATCTCTTGACATTGGCGAAGGACTCTCCGTTCGTGACATCGTACACCACGATGACGCCGTGCGTACCTCTGTAGTATGTACTGGTTATCGTCCTGAACCTCTCCTGCCCCGCCGTATCCCATATCTGTAGCTTCACTCGCTCACCGTTTATTTCTAAAGTTCTTATTTTGAAATCGACCCCTATCGTAGTAATGTAACTACCGGAGAATGTGTTGTCGGCGAAACGCAGGAGAAGACAGCTTTTACCCACACCTAAAACATAACAACATTACACCGTTTACTAAGCTCCATAGCCCCGAATATCGGTTGTAGAGTTATAACATCACAGGCCTCGCCCACTCACCGCTGTCACCGATAATCAGCAGTTTGAAAAGGTGGTCAAACTCTCGCGCCATGGTTTCtgatagttataattattacactAATTGGTCATATGTTCActattaatgttaaaaatgtatttagtacaACTTTAACTATAGAATTGTTAATAAAACTCATGCCGTTAACGTTACACTTCCATCACTTAACAATCGGCCGCCATCATTGTTTTCAATTGCCAGTTTGAAAAAAAATGACAAAGGAAAATTCATGTAAATGTTTATGGTCGACTTGACGAAAACCTTGGgaaatcttaataatttattcatacagGAAAATgcataacatattattatcattgataAGTCATGTTATTCCGTCTTCGTAGGTGTAGTTATTGACAAGTGAGATCAATGTGAGGAATATCAATTAAAGAAACTTAATGTTAATAATGTCTTATACTATTTTTCTAGGCATGGATAAAAAAGACAACGTTGCAAATCATTTAATAACGTCTCATTTTTTGTTGAATTGGTGTTTACGTTTACATcactaattaattacatttttcatttgttattaCTTTTAACTTTCTGTATTTGTTGTAGTAACAggacaacaaaaaataaaatcagtctAAGAAGAAATAACGAATATCAAAAGGAATGATATAGATGTCCGgtatatgtagctatgctgcgaagatataatagctattctgtgaaactatgtgacggtttccactgatactaagctatgtagcggtgcgactAGATAAGACGTGTTATGAAGACGTGCCGCCTCACTCagtagctgcacgaggaagattCGCAACTGGAATATGCGATGAATCGATAGTAGAAaaatcatccatagcacgtatcttttcATATAATCACATATACTAGTTGAACCTGTTTCCTCCTAAGCTGAGTTTTGTAACGTAATAGTACGCACATCTCTATGCTTATTATACTCTGTTCatccatttaaaattttattgatggTAACATTTTTTGTGATGACTGTGTGCGTTTTATGAGTAATCAAATACACTTGCCAAATCTGTCAAATAAACTGTCAAACGCGCTAGGTGTGGTACGAATATtctaaattttataaaattttgctaTAATGTCGGCTACATTAAAACCTTATTTAACAGCAGTGCGCCACACGCTTACAGCGGCGATGTGTTTAGAGCATTTTTCATCGCAAGTAGTAGAGCGTTATAACAAACCGGAGGTCGAGGTTAGAACAAGCAAAGAGCTTCTCTTGAATCCAGTTGTGATTTCTCGTAATGCAAACGAGAAAGTGTTGATCGAGTCGTCCATAAACTCTATCAGAGTGAGCATTATGATCAAACAGGCGGATGAGATTGAAAAGATTTTGTGCAAAAAGTTCATGCGATTTATGATGATGAGAGCAGAAAACTTTATCGTACTGAGGCGGAAACCGGTGGACGGATATCATATCAGTTTCTTAATAACAAATTTCCACACCGAGCAAATGTTTAAACATAAACTGGTGGACTTTGTGATATACTTCATGGAGGAAATCGATAAGGAAATTAGCGAAATGAAACTGGCCGTAAATGCTCGCGCCAGAATCTGCTCAGAAGAGTTTTTGAAGAGATTCTAAATTCAAATCCTATAAGAACGGGTATGACTAATAGAATGagttaataatattgtgttaatGGTGAATTAGTGTAATATTTCCTTATGGCTGTTATCATAAACTACAGTCCCTAATGAAGAGGTTTAACTATAGCCATTACAAATTTACATGTAAACATTAGCTTTTATAACAAGGTGCACACCTTTGCTTGGGTTTGGTACCAAACCTGTATGTTCATGAACAAATTCCAATTTTGTTTACTAAATAGAATAATGATGCTTGTGCATCtataagaaatgttttttaatttataagcaGTATTGTATTAAGTATGTAATGATAATCATATAGCTTAATATACCTAGTAACTTTCAtttatatattaagttatagagaataataattataaagaaatattccaAAAACTTTAAGgcatttaaaacatttcttttgaCTTGTAAATGATTGattgtattataaattttaataaaatatttttaataagcaatgtttattttttaaccaaaTAATGAAATACGTAAATGTCTTTTTAGgatgtttattgaaataatatcaattacTTATATTTCTTTCTATAACAAATCATTTTACATGAaacaataatacatatttaatttacagtcagctattacaaaaagaattaaaattatatcaaaggAGAATGATCAACATTGTCTATCAAATGACAGCTTGAATAAGAACTACAACAAAATTTTTATACAGATTGATATCAAACAAGGACTTGAGAAATTGAAATTGGTGTCAATTTCCTTTTGGAATGACGGCTTATTAAATTACATAGCTTTGATGATTATATAGAAAAGAGtgcaaataatacaatatatttaaaaaccctGCCAAGATTTGAAACAGCCTAAAAGTAGAACAATTAGAATCTACAAGCCCCCTTTCAAAATCGGCAAGGTTTACACAGCATGTTTTCAAATACAGGCATTATCTATTaaataagttgggttttccttcctgacgctataactccagaacgcacaaaccAATTTCCACAtatttgcattcattggaaaggtctcaggctccgtgaagttcatagcaaagaaaattcaggaataATCCTGTGGCTAACATCACACTTGAATCTGGTTCTGCAAATaaatctattgttttattttactgtatGAAGATAATAGCTGCAAATAAACCTATATCTCTCTTATTGAAGGCCTCTGAATTGGAAACAGACACTAGATTGAAAATTCCTATTGCTATGGTTTCTACTGTCTATTTCGTGGGTTTAATGATACCATTTCCCCATGCCTTAGTTACGACAGGCTGGAAGTCGCAAGGGGGGTAAAACTTTATACACAAATAGATGATTGAACCAAAATGTTAGTGTTATCTCGATAGATGTTCAGTGGTTTGTCTTACATTTATAATGAAAACCACCAGACCAAAGTGACGATTCAACTAGACTGTCTATTTATGGCCTTTCTTTTAATCTTTTAAGAGTCTAGTCAAAAGCCACTTAACAAGAGTCTACAAAGTCAATcaaacactttggaacgagcaagcAACCTCTAGTTAAGCTAtattcactagaggactgactgacattttgttttcttaatattgtaatatttgctttgacattcaaaagtgccttccggatctatttgaaataaataattttgactttgactttagagtagaaaatattataggATTGTCataaattttgacatttatgGGAGCCATCCTCATATTATATTAAGCTTTCTACTCTCTTGCGGTAGGCTCAGGGCCCCTATAttgttagtaataaatatacttatggCATGGTACAGTGGTATAGACACGCTACAATAGTTATCAATAAGTCCAAAAGAAAATTGAATGCTTACAAAATCTTATagattaaaaccttttttactATTAAGCCTTTTTGTTGTAGTATTCAGAGATCCCAGTAACAAACTAAATGtgagcaaaatatttttacaaagtttaaatttatatttattataatgctCTTGTGTTATTAAATCAgaactcttagtacgagtttgcttaacgttgaccgaaaacaaaacgagagcgcgttcggcggtctgattggttggttttttcgcaccggccaattagagcgccgaacgcggatttttctttttttttaacgtgaATTTGTCTGCGTTTGGCTACCAACCCGCCTAGAAGCcacgaagatgtggccgaagatggaccACACATTTAGAAAGTACCTCTCTCGTTTCGTATTCGTTCaatgtaaatcaaactcgtactacgtACAGTATAGGACCTCAACTGTCCTAAAATACCTTAGCATCAACATCTTTCACTCTAGATTACAAATAAATAGGAAAGCATGAGATGGAAGCAATCATTTCATGAAAGCTACAGcttgacattgacattcaaCATTGGAATTACTagattgcagttttttttttttttcaaaaagacCTATTTAATATCCAAGTGCTGACAATCCGagatgtgtaaaaaaaaaatacagtgaaacctcgttacgtgagacatcaagggactttcaaattggtatcacttatagaggtattccactaaacaatgtctcagataaccaggtataaatgaatatttgtctcatttatagagggttccattaatggaggtgaacatacgggttatttcacataaagaggtgtgagtgaattaacaaacaaaacgatgttgtctcagttactgaggtttatgcattagaattcacttgctgtctcagttatagaggtaactaatatcccagataaagagggttgtttatcccactaatagaggtaattca from Spodoptera frugiperda isolate SF20-4 chromosome 11, AGI-APGP_CSIRO_Sfru_2.0, whole genome shotgun sequence encodes:
- the LOC118274477 gene encoding ras-related protein Rab-35, which translates into the protein MAREFDHLFKLLIIGDSGVGKSCLLLRFADNTFSGSYITTIGVDFKIRTLEINGERVKLQIWDTAGQERFRTITSTYYRGTHGVIVVYDVTNGESFANVKRWLHEIEQNCDVVNKVLVGNKNDCPSRKVVVTEDAQRFANQMNIPLFETSAKENINVEEMFLTITKMVLKSKLDMKERQNVTKDTVHLKNNIKTKKKCC
- the LOC118274478 gene encoding actin-related protein 2/3 complex subunit 4 — protein: MSATLKPYLTAVRHTLTAAMCLEHFSSQVVERYNKPEVEVRTSKELLLNPVVISRNANEKVLIESSINSIRVSIMIKQADEIEKILCKKFMRFMMMRAENFIVLRRKPVDGYHISFLITNFHTEQMFKHKLVDFVIYFMEEIDKEISEMKLAVNARARICSEEFLKRF